The Chthoniobacterales bacterium DNA window GCGAAGATACCCGTTGCTTGGCCAGGCCCTTCAGGCAGTTGCCAGAAATGAGAGAGGAACTCTATCTGGAAGTTGACGTCGCGGAAACTCACCATTCTCTGCGCTCCTCCACGGACACAGCCTAGCGCCTCGATGTGTTTTAAAACATCTTGATGGGTTCCTTGACGTCGACTCTTCACAGCGCGGATGACCTGCGTTGGCGGTTCATTCTTCATCCGGCTTAAAACATCCCGGAGCGCACGACTCTTGCCGGTGTTATTTGGCCCAACGATGAGCAGCAAGTCGCCCGTCTCCATGGTGACCGTTGTCCCGTCGCTGAAGGTTAGTGTTTCGATCGTGAGAGAGGGCTTCATAATGCTTGGGAAAGGCGATCGAGGAAGATTTGTGCCTGCCTTTTTTCTTCCACTGTGATGTGGGCCTGAGTCCATGCGACAAAGGCTGCTAGTTTGTGGGTAAGGGGGTCGGTCATGTGCGAAGACTAATGATCACCACAGGTAGTAGACGAGGCCGTTTGAGTACCGTTGAAATGAACAAATATCAGAAGCGATTAAAAAATATCGTCGGGAAATACACACATCTCCCGACGATATTTTTTTCATTCAGGCTATTTACCAGCCAAATAAGCTGCCACGTGGTGCGCTCCATTGCCTACCGCATGAACTGCTTCCCTCAGTTTCGCTTCGGTGCAGCCAAAATGGCCGGTCCAATAGCGAACTTCCCAAGATTCCGTAAGACTTATCTTACTAGCATCTTGAGGCCGACGTTTATTTAAGTCATCACTCATAAACTTTGTTCCTTTCTAAGCACCCACAACTGATTGGGGGTAACGCGTCAACAAACCACATTACTATGTGGTTTCAAGGCTTTGCTTGGGTTGAACAACCCGCGCCAAACCCACAAATCATACGTCTGGCCTTTTTAACGCTGAAACATACCCCTCTCTCACCCAAACATAACGTCCTTCGACCCAAGCATACCCATCTTGAAGTCAAACATAGCGCCCTTGCACCCAAACATAGCGGTCTTGAAGTCAAACATAGCGTCCTGCAACTCAAACATAGGCCTCTTTCACTCAAACATGGCGGATGTGAGGTAAAACATACGGCTTTGCAGTGGTGACATTCGCGCAGTGAAAGCAAACATACGCAATCGGCTGTCGATCTTTGCGTCCTCGCAGTGGTGCATGGCGGGCTTGCAGGCAAACATAGGCGTCGTGAAGGCAGACATAGGCGTCTGCAAATCGGGTTTTCGGGTGGTCTGGCAGTGAATCTTGCGAGAAAAGCAGAGTTTTGAACTATTTTGGCTGGATTGGCTCGTCCTCTGCTAAGGCTTGCGGGGTATATGACTAATTCGCAGAAAAACAAGCTGAGCATGTTCCTCGCCGTGCTCGGGATCATGCAGAAATACAATGCCGAATGGATGTCGCTGACGGCGTTTGCCGCCCTCGTGACGCAACTCGGCGATCTCGCGAAGTCGATCCAGGATGCCAGCGGCGTGCAAGGAACTCCGCAGACGGGTATCGCTGGGGGCAAAAGCCGCAAGCAGGTCGAGATGGCGGAATTGACCGTGTCTGCGGCGGGCGATCTGCATACGCTGGCGGTGACGGAAAAGGATGATGTGCTGGCGGCGAAAGCCGATGTGGAACTGACGACGCTGCTGCGGATGGAGGACACGCTGGTGGGGCCGTATTGCCGTGGGCTTTACGATCTGTGTCTGGCCCGTGCGGCAGACATCGCATTGCTCGGCACGACCGCGGCGGATTTGGCGGAACTGGATGCGGCGATTACGGCTTACACGCCTCTGGCGACGGCTCCCCGGCAGGCGATTGTGGTGGGCGCGGGGGTGACGGGGAACATCCTGCTCGATACGACGAGCGGGATGACGCTGCTCACCAAGCAACTCGACAAGGCGATGCGGAAGTTTAAGCGCAAGAACCCGGAGTTTTTCAATGCCTACACGAGTGCGCGCATCATCGTCGATCTGGGTGGCGGTCATGCGGACAACTCTGGGGAAACGCCCGCTCCCCCGCCTGCGCCTTAGTCGCCTCCTTTTCTTCCATGGCACGGTGGGCCTATTCAGACGTCGCAGAAAAGAGTGCGATGAAACTCGAATGGTTTTTTCGTGATTTTCTGATTTCCTGATTCATTTCCTTGGCGCATCTTCACCGCGATGAAACGAGCGATTTTGGCATTGGAAGATGGACGGGTTTTCGAAGGCGAAAACTTCGGCGGCACCGGGACGGCGGTTGGGGAGATTTGTTTTAATACCTCCATGACGGGCTACCAGGAGGTGCTGACCGACCCGTCGTATCGCGGCCAGATCGTGGCCATGACGTATCCGCTGATTGGAAATTATGGCATCACGTCCGAGGACGACGAGAGCAGCGAGCCGCATGTGCGCGGGTTTGTGATCGAGGAACTGGCCGAGCTGGCGAGCAATCATCGTTCGCAGGAATCGCTCGGGGATTATCTCGCCCGGTGGAAAATCTGCGGCATTCAAGGCATCGACACGCGGGCGCTGACCAAGCGGTTGCGGGTGGCCGGGGCGATGAAGGCCTGCATAACGACCGAACTCGCCACGGGAGCCGAGGCGATCGCCGCGGCGCAGAAAGGGAATGGCGTGGTCGGCATGGATTTCGTGAAGGAAGTGACGGCGGCGGAGCCGTTTGCCTGGGACCCGGATGACACTCAAAGTCCCGAGTGGGACGGCGATAAATATCTCGCGCTGCCGCCAGTGAAGCATCACATCGTGGCCTACGATCTCGGGATGAAGCGGAATATTTTGCGCCGGTTGCGCCAGAAAGGATTCGCCGTGCAGGTGGTGCCCGCGACGACGAAGGCGGCGGACGTGCTGGCCTTGAATCCGGATGGCATTTTTCTCTCGAACGGCCCCGGCGATCCGGCGGCGCTGGATTATGTTTTCCAAGAAGTGCGCGAGTTGATGGGCAAAAAGCCAATCTTCGGCATTTGTCTGGGGCATCAGATGCTCGGCCACGCGTTTGGCGGGAAGACGTTTAAGCTGAAGTTTGGCCATCGCGGCGGCAATCAGCCGGTGCAGGATTTGAAAACCGGCAAAGTCGCCATCACGGCGCAAAATCACGGCTTCGCAGTGGACGCCGATTCGCTGCCGCCCGAGGTGGAGGTGACGCATATCAACCTGAACGACGGCACGGTCGAGGGCTTGCGCCACAAGGAATTGCCGATCTTCAGCGTGCAATATCACCCCGAGGCTGCGCCCGGTCCGCACGATGCCACGTATTTTTTCGACGAATTCTCCAAACTCATTGATACGCAAAAATCGAAATGATAGGTTAACGCTATGGCCACCCTCCAGATTTCCCTCCCCGACGGCGAACAAACCCACGAGCTCACTGAGGAAGTGATCACGATCGGGCGCGTCTCCGACAACACCATTCACATCGACGACGCCTCGGTGTCGAGTCACCACGCGCAAATCACCACTCGCGACGGGCACTTTGAACTGGAGGATCTGGATTCGACGAATGGCACCCGAATCAATGGCCAGCGTCAGAACAAAGCCACGCTGACAGATGGAATGCGGATTCGTTTTGGCCAGGTGGAGGCGACTTTCTCGTCCGGT harbors:
- the carA gene encoding glutamine-hydrolyzing carbamoyl-phosphate synthase small subunit, with translation MKRAILALEDGRVFEGENFGGTGTAVGEICFNTSMTGYQEVLTDPSYRGQIVAMTYPLIGNYGITSEDDESSEPHVRGFVIEELAELASNHRSQESLGDYLARWKICGIQGIDTRALTKRLRVAGAMKACITTELATGAEAIAAAQKGNGVVGMDFVKEVTAAEPFAWDPDDTQSPEWDGDKYLALPPVKHHIVAYDLGMKRNILRRLRQKGFAVQVVPATTKAADVLALNPDGIFLSNGPGDPAALDYVFQEVRELMGKKPIFGICLGHQMLGHAFGGKTFKLKFGHRGGNQPVQDLKTGKVAITAQNHGFAVDADSLPPEVEVTHINLNDGTVEGLRHKELPIFSVQYHPEAAPGPHDATYFFDEFSKLIDTQKSK
- a CDS encoding FHA domain-containing protein; translated protein: MATLQISLPDGEQTHELTEEVITIGRVSDNTIHIDDASVSSHHAQITTRDGHFELEDLDSTNGTRINGQRQNKATLTDGMRIRFGQVEATFSSGFAGESLPLPEAEEIDVKVGDQTKRPADFTNSSPFGRRSGKKDGSGKAILALAVLVMLIACGAIYLAYTIQPPGM
- a CDS encoding DUF3606 domain-containing protein produces the protein MSDDLNKRRPQDASKISLTESWEVRYWTGHFGCTEAKLREAVHAVGNGAHHVAAYLAGK